One Micromonospora sp. WMMD1120 genomic region harbors:
- a CDS encoding FHA domain-containing serine/threonine-protein kinase: protein MPASPTVTVVVRLGSHTESYAFDRRARIVVGRAPDCGIHVDDGRRRISRHHCLLDVDPPTVRVRDLDSRNGTLVNGRRIDDEHELFPADQVHVGGAVLRVTVEHPHPPEATRPDPDRALPALRAAVADGAPGLREFADHQVLDEIGRGGHGVVYLARHRPTGELVALKTLLADHVVDPSARDIFLREIACTRQLRHQNVVALRHAGAAGEAFYFTCEYCPDGNVAQLVARRGGRLAVDEAVPIVLDALDGLAHAHRAELPVVLADGRTALAHGLVHRDVTPQNLLLAAGPVTKVADFGLAKAFDQAGLSGHTRTGATGGSVGFQSRAQLVDYKYARPEVDLWAVTACLYWMLTGATPRDFPPGADPIAVVLRTSVVPVRHRLGSVPRRLANVIDEMLVDNPRVPEATATELADALRQAL from the coding sequence GTGCCCGCGTCCCCGACCGTCACGGTCGTCGTGCGGCTCGGGTCGCACACCGAGTCGTACGCGTTCGACCGGCGCGCGCGGATCGTGGTGGGTCGTGCACCCGACTGCGGCATCCACGTCGACGACGGACGACGCCGGATCTCCCGCCACCACTGCCTGCTCGACGTCGACCCGCCGACGGTGCGGGTACGCGACCTCGACAGTCGCAACGGCACACTGGTCAACGGTCGTCGGATCGACGACGAACACGAGCTGTTCCCCGCCGACCAGGTCCACGTCGGGGGCGCCGTCCTGCGCGTCACCGTGGAGCACCCTCATCCGCCGGAGGCGACCAGGCCGGACCCGGATCGGGCCCTGCCGGCGCTGCGGGCGGCCGTGGCGGACGGCGCTCCCGGTCTGCGCGAGTTCGCCGACCACCAGGTGCTCGACGAGATCGGTCGCGGCGGCCACGGTGTGGTCTACCTGGCCCGCCACCGACCGACCGGCGAACTCGTCGCCCTCAAGACGCTCCTCGCCGACCACGTCGTCGACCCGTCCGCCCGGGACATCTTCCTGCGGGAGATCGCCTGCACCCGGCAGCTGCGCCACCAGAACGTCGTCGCCCTGCGCCACGCCGGGGCGGCCGGGGAGGCGTTCTACTTCACCTGCGAATACTGCCCCGACGGCAACGTGGCCCAGCTCGTCGCCCGGCGTGGTGGCCGGCTCGCCGTCGACGAGGCCGTACCGATAGTCCTGGACGCGCTGGACGGCCTGGCGCACGCCCACCGGGCGGAACTGCCGGTCGTGCTCGCCGACGGACGGACGGCGCTCGCCCACGGCCTGGTGCACCGGGACGTCACGCCGCAGAACCTCCTGCTCGCCGCCGGTCCGGTCACCAAGGTGGCCGACTTCGGGTTGGCCAAGGCCTTCGACCAGGCCGGGCTGTCCGGGCACACCCGCACCGGCGCCACCGGCGGCAGCGTCGGCTTCCAGTCCCGGGCCCAACTGGTCGACTACAAGTACGCCCGGCCGGAGGTCGACCTGTGGGCGGTCACCGCCTGCCTCTACTGGATGCTCACCGGGGCGACCCCCCGCGACTTCCCGCCCGGGGCCGACCCGATCGCCGTGGTCCTGCGCACGTCGGTGGTGCCGGTGCGGCACCGCCTCGGGTCCGTTCCGCGCCGGCTGGCGAACGTGATCGACGAGATGCTCGTGGACAACCCCCGGGTACCCGAGGCGACGGCGACGGAGCTGGCCGACGCTCTCCGGCAGGCCCTCTGA
- a CDS encoding SAVMC3_10250 family protein has protein sequence MSFRYYLYISDTKVDMLLSQIDPGYRRAGTAEFSLKLPFVGAKRNVESPAADQVGRLERVTRYLDEHGDVGSVDEPGQFFRGLLPMQWGLLPTDGGQVMVYFGGRTENTIVGLGGSSFHVLGGGPPAAQPPPHVFGGMSNMPSLLSGLVDAVDADEADRTPLTAGASLDAADTQALASVHRAGGRLRGPAQNVEFLAKRLLSGPSPYPELDGRPGMTVLLGSPLYVALVD, from the coding sequence GTGAGTTTCCGTTACTACCTCTACATCAGCGACACCAAGGTCGACATGCTGCTGTCGCAGATCGACCCCGGCTACCGCCGTGCGGGAACCGCCGAGTTCAGCCTGAAACTTCCCTTCGTGGGCGCCAAGCGCAACGTCGAGAGTCCCGCCGCCGACCAGGTGGGCCGGCTGGAACGGGTGACGCGCTACCTGGACGAGCACGGCGACGTCGGCTCGGTGGACGAGCCCGGGCAGTTCTTCCGAGGGCTGCTGCCGATGCAGTGGGGTCTGCTACCGACCGACGGCGGCCAGGTGATGGTCTACTTCGGCGGTCGTACCGAGAACACCATCGTCGGCCTCGGCGGGTCGTCGTTCCACGTGCTCGGCGGTGGGCCGCCGGCCGCACAGCCTCCTCCGCACGTGTTCGGGGGAATGTCCAACATGCCCTCGCTGCTCAGCGGCCTCGTCGACGCCGTCGACGCCGACGAGGCCGACCGGACGCCGCTGACGGCCGGGGCGAGCCTGGACGCGGCCGACACGCAGGCGCTGGCGTCGGTGCATCGGGCCGGCGGTCGCCTGCGCGGGCCGGCACAGAATGTCGAGTTCCTGGCCAAGAGACTGCTCAGCGGGCCCAGCCCGTACCCGGAGCTGGACGGCCGCCCCGGCATGACGGTGCTGCTCGGCTCCCCGCTGTACGTGGCGCTCGTCGATTGA
- a CDS encoding DUF6461 domain-containing protein gives MVSDAVRYYDEFLAERDWLAEGLSWAVVQPASAAATVDGVIERLRARRVQPGDDRSGEFADLVQIGPDVTVFQDNGCALSRPEVLRWLSDGTRVHTVEWTINGNGGLTYAVYGRVLTWMDLNDPERRHGDDPSAFAEDLDDVRAARGTEQARPAAMAFVERRTGVRLPAEWMSDEGADPEAGPWVTVRLGAIPSDPRPPSNFGHYEPDLDARLRAAPERVRREALALAVRAVTARFRFSDDDLVGQAVEAVERGLTVDEETRWRVVRLTAQGADVRACADAVHALHAALGAGVAAVDAVGAARHALTEHWPAVRRDLFRLVREATVDSRPV, from the coding sequence ATGGTGTCGGACGCGGTGCGGTACTACGACGAATTCCTGGCCGAGCGGGACTGGCTCGCCGAAGGGCTGAGTTGGGCCGTGGTGCAGCCGGCCAGTGCCGCAGCCACTGTGGACGGGGTCATCGAACGGCTGCGGGCCCGGCGGGTCCAGCCGGGTGACGACCGGTCGGGCGAGTTCGCCGACCTGGTCCAGATCGGCCCGGACGTGACCGTGTTCCAGGACAACGGCTGCGCGTTGAGCCGGCCCGAGGTGCTGCGTTGGCTCAGTGACGGCACGCGGGTGCACACCGTCGAGTGGACCATCAACGGCAACGGCGGCCTGACGTATGCGGTGTACGGCAGGGTGCTCACCTGGATGGACCTGAACGATCCGGAGCGGCGGCACGGCGACGACCCGTCCGCGTTCGCCGAAGACCTGGACGACGTACGTGCCGCGCGGGGCACCGAGCAGGCGCGGCCGGCGGCGATGGCGTTCGTGGAGCGGCGGACCGGCGTGCGGCTGCCGGCGGAGTGGATGAGCGACGAGGGGGCCGACCCGGAGGCCGGACCGTGGGTGACGGTGCGGTTGGGCGCGATCCCGTCCGACCCGAGGCCGCCGTCGAACTTCGGGCACTACGAGCCCGATCTGGACGCGCGGCTGCGGGCCGCGCCCGAGCGGGTACGGCGGGAGGCGCTGGCGCTCGCCGTGCGGGCGGTGACGGCGCGGTTCCGGTTCAGCGACGACGACCTGGTGGGGCAGGCGGTGGAGGCCGTCGAGCGCGGGTTGACAGTCGACGAGGAGACCCGGTGGCGGGTCGTCCGCCTGACCGCGCAGGGCGCGGACGTGCGGGCGTGCGCCGATGCCGTGCACGCCCTGCACGCGGCGCTGGGCGCCGGCGTGGCCGCCGTCGACGCGGTGGGCGCCGCCCGGCACGCGCTCACCGAGCACTGGCCGGCGGTACGCCGGGACCTGTTCCGCCTGGTAAGGGAGGCCACCGTCGACTCGCGCCCGGTTTGA
- a CDS encoding DUF6036 family nucleotidyltransferase translates to MSADDPLLDRASIEDAFRRLGDRLAKRGVVADIYIFGGAAMALAYDARRATRDIDAVFQPHGVVLDEARAVAREIGLPDWWLNEQASAYVAPGGDATAPRVFDHPGLRVAAASPEHMLAMKVLAARRRDAEDIRFLVERLGLTSAEQVVGLCAEIFPDEEVPARARLVLDDVFDGR, encoded by the coding sequence GTGAGCGCAGACGACCCACTGCTGGATCGCGCATCGATTGAAGACGCCTTCCGTCGGCTGGGCGATCGGCTGGCGAAGCGAGGCGTGGTCGCAGATATCTACATTTTCGGCGGGGCCGCGATGGCCCTGGCCTATGACGCTCGCCGGGCGACCCGGGACATCGATGCCGTCTTTCAACCGCACGGTGTCGTGCTCGACGAAGCAAGGGCTGTTGCTCGCGAAATCGGTCTTCCAGACTGGTGGCTCAACGAGCAGGCAAGCGCCTACGTGGCTCCAGGCGGCGATGCGACGGCCCCTCGCGTCTTCGACCATCCTGGCCTGCGGGTGGCAGCGGCGTCCCCAGAGCACATGTTGGCTATGAAGGTGCTCGCCGCGCGGCGAAGAGACGCTGAGGACATCCGCTTCTTGGTCGAGCGCCTTGGATTGACCAGCGCGGAACAAGTTGTCGGTCTGTGTGCGGAGATATTTCCCGACGAAGAGGTGCCTGCCAGGGCGAGGCTGGTGCTCGATGACGTATTCGACGGTCGATAG
- a CDS encoding protein kinase: MRWRPGELVLDLYEVLDPPLEGGMGLVYRVRHHGWGTDLAVKVPRPEQLTTEHRRGRFETEAGTWVGLGLHPHVVSCAYVRRVDALPCVFAEWVAGGSLEHVVRAGRLRPGADEPGTGFLARALDLAVQSAWGIDHAHRQGLIHQDVKPANIMVDVGDDWTAKVTDFGLAGARAAVEAAAGSGPEASLAASFGGMTPAYCSPEQAEAAAGARTTLTRATDVWSWALCVLEMFAGRRPCRYGQTAREVFADFLAGGASWPDAQPMPQPIVDLLWRCFAVDPSDRPRDLAEVATTITETYADSVGTPYPRVPPPAASLLAGSLSNQALSLLDLGRDRESAQLWRDAIDIDPHHASAVYNWAVYRWRHGSITDQQVLAELRTAQEVAGDRWQADHLLGFVHAERGDDEAARQLLAGTSASPDVAAAASALAARRTEPDPGRLPGHRGAITAVAVARGGRTAVSGGKDGCLRIWSLAEGRCVRELTPTRTDATAVSALAVAPDGRAALVVWDAGRVELWDLDRGAVVREMGRRHATATAVTLSGSGAAIGYEDGRIEVWDTRRGRLRRRLEHPPHTYQRLDSAGRILPTVHESPAAVTRLGLSEDGEVAVSAAPSDGSVVVWEVDTGRWLHRLVKSADMRMTGVDQVALSPSGEHALLIGHQSGRAHVWETRPNRQRGPVPNSMNRHARLALSGDGDTAVSVGSGGIDRPVRVWETASGRCLRTIAPRHDGLPVELADLFSLTCVAVSADGGVTVVGDEYGGLHPYRLPRPALRAPWSYERPLAARTVLSSEAQVRDRIGRAEEFVRQGMPVRAAEELRSAREVVGFERHPELRARWEQLGRTAGQRSDLLGIWQRYELRGGTFTFVPGLRPALGADGELAVTGGVDGLVRVWELQTGRQLLTFPERAGKAHTVVLAADARLALTADWGGTAHLWDLPAGKRRAELHGDQGAVRAADLARAGEYAIVGDDDGALCLWRARSVHLVRTMVAHQGRVGSVRLSDDGRFAASAGAEDRTCRLWRTGTGSPLLTVPVGIGPVALRFTPDNRHLLVNSTGKLTVWDVFTGRRRYERESWGDALAVSRDGRVAAVAVLSTEHGRVLSAWETATGRTLCDIASDSDVFDVSPDGRYVVTADRDRVLRIWDTRTGRRVHECDGHPEPVSSVTFTEDGRNLVSVDDRPAIRLWELDWDYDVTS, from the coding sequence ATGCGGTGGCGCCCGGGGGAGCTCGTTCTGGACCTGTACGAGGTGCTGGACCCGCCCCTCGAAGGCGGCATGGGCCTGGTCTACCGGGTTCGGCACCACGGCTGGGGCACCGACCTCGCGGTCAAGGTGCCGCGCCCCGAGCAGCTCACCACCGAGCACAGACGCGGTCGCTTCGAGACCGAGGCGGGCACCTGGGTCGGTCTCGGGCTGCACCCGCACGTGGTCAGCTGCGCGTACGTGCGTCGGGTCGACGCGTTGCCCTGTGTGTTCGCCGAGTGGGTCGCCGGTGGATCGCTGGAGCACGTGGTGCGGGCCGGGCGGCTGCGTCCGGGCGCGGACGAGCCGGGCACCGGGTTCCTCGCCCGGGCGCTCGACCTGGCGGTGCAGTCCGCCTGGGGCATCGACCACGCCCACCGGCAGGGTCTCATCCACCAGGACGTGAAACCCGCCAACATCATGGTGGACGTGGGCGACGACTGGACCGCGAAGGTCACCGACTTCGGGTTGGCCGGCGCTCGGGCAGCGGTCGAGGCGGCCGCCGGCAGCGGACCGGAGGCCAGTCTGGCGGCCAGCTTCGGGGGGATGACCCCGGCGTACTGCTCGCCCGAGCAGGCGGAGGCCGCGGCCGGGGCGCGGACCACGCTGACCCGCGCCACCGACGTGTGGTCGTGGGCGCTCTGCGTCCTGGAGATGTTCGCCGGCCGTCGGCCCTGCCGCTACGGCCAGACGGCCCGGGAGGTGTTCGCCGACTTCCTCGCCGGGGGCGCGAGCTGGCCCGACGCGCAGCCGATGCCACAGCCGATCGTCGACCTGCTGTGGCGGTGCTTCGCCGTCGACCCGTCGGATCGGCCGCGCGACCTCGCCGAGGTGGCCACCACGATCACCGAGACGTACGCCGACAGCGTCGGCACGCCGTACCCCCGGGTGCCGCCACCGGCGGCGAGCCTGCTCGCCGGCAGCCTGTCCAACCAGGCGCTCTCCCTCCTCGACCTCGGTCGCGACCGCGAGTCGGCACAGCTGTGGCGGGACGCCATCGACATCGACCCGCACCACGCCTCCGCGGTCTACAACTGGGCGGTCTACCGGTGGCGCCACGGGTCGATCACCGACCAGCAGGTCCTGGCCGAGTTGCGGACGGCGCAGGAGGTCGCCGGTGACCGCTGGCAGGCGGACCACCTGCTCGGGTTCGTGCACGCCGAACGGGGCGACGACGAGGCGGCCCGGCAGTTGCTGGCCGGCACGTCGGCGAGCCCGGACGTGGCTGCCGCCGCCAGCGCCCTGGCCGCTCGCCGGACGGAGCCGGACCCGGGGCGTCTGCCCGGCCACCGCGGGGCCATCACCGCCGTGGCCGTCGCGCGGGGTGGTCGGACGGCGGTCAGCGGCGGTAAGGACGGGTGCCTGCGGATCTGGTCGCTGGCCGAGGGGCGCTGCGTGCGGGAACTGACGCCGACCAGGACCGACGCCACGGCGGTCAGCGCGCTCGCGGTCGCCCCGGACGGCCGTGCGGCCCTCGTCGTTTGGGACGCCGGCCGCGTCGAGCTGTGGGACCTGGACCGGGGCGCGGTCGTGCGGGAGATGGGCCGCCGGCACGCGACAGCCACCGCTGTCACGCTGAGCGGGTCGGGCGCCGCCATCGGGTACGAGGACGGCCGGATCGAGGTGTGGGACACCCGTCGGGGGCGGCTGCGACGTCGGCTGGAGCACCCGCCGCACACCTATCAGCGGTTGGATTCGGCGGGCCGGATTCTGCCGACCGTCCACGAGAGTCCCGCGGCGGTCACCAGGCTGGGCCTGAGCGAGGACGGCGAGGTCGCGGTGTCGGCCGCCCCTTCGGACGGCAGCGTGGTGGTCTGGGAGGTCGACACGGGACGGTGGCTGCACCGTCTGGTCAAGTCGGCGGACATGCGAATGACAGGTGTCGACCAGGTGGCGCTCAGTCCGTCCGGCGAACACGCGTTGCTGATCGGCCACCAGTCAGGCCGTGCGCACGTGTGGGAGACCCGACCCAACCGGCAACGGGGGCCGGTGCCGAACAGCATGAACCGGCATGCCCGGCTGGCGCTCAGCGGTGACGGCGACACAGCGGTCTCCGTCGGGTCCGGCGGCATCGACCGACCGGTACGCGTCTGGGAGACGGCATCCGGCCGCTGCCTGCGGACCATCGCTCCCCGTCACGACGGGCTGCCGGTGGAGTTGGCCGACCTCTTCTCCCTCACCTGCGTGGCGGTCAGCGCGGACGGCGGGGTGACCGTCGTCGGTGACGAGTACGGGGGCCTGCACCCGTACCGGCTGCCCCGACCCGCCCTGCGCGCGCCCTGGAGTTACGAGCGACCGTTGGCGGCGCGGACGGTGTTGTCGAGCGAGGCGCAGGTCCGGGACCGGATCGGGCGGGCCGAGGAGTTCGTGCGGCAGGGCATGCCGGTGCGCGCGGCCGAGGAGCTTCGGTCGGCCCGCGAGGTCGTCGGGTTCGAGCGTCACCCGGAGCTGCGCGCGCGGTGGGAGCAGTTGGGCCGGACGGCGGGGCAGCGGTCCGACCTGCTCGGCATCTGGCAGCGGTACGAGCTGCGCGGCGGCACCTTCACCTTCGTGCCGGGGCTGCGCCCCGCGCTCGGCGCCGACGGCGAGCTGGCGGTCACCGGCGGTGTCGACGGCCTGGTCCGGGTGTGGGAGTTGCAGACCGGCCGGCAACTGCTCACCTTCCCCGAGCGGGCGGGCAAGGCGCACACTGTGGTGCTCGCCGCGGACGCGCGGCTCGCCCTCACCGCGGACTGGGGCGGCACCGCACACCTGTGGGACCTGCCGGCCGGGAAGCGACGGGCCGAGTTGCACGGCGACCAGGGCGCGGTGCGCGCCGCCGACCTGGCCCGCGCGGGTGAGTACGCGATCGTCGGTGACGACGACGGGGCACTGTGCCTGTGGCGGGCGCGCTCGGTCCACCTGGTCCGCACGATGGTGGCGCACCAGGGGCGGGTGGGGTCGGTGCGGCTCAGCGACGACGGTCGCTTCGCGGCCTCGGCCGGCGCGGAGGACCGGACCTGCCGTCTCTGGCGGACCGGCACCGGCAGCCCGCTGCTCACGGTCCCGGTGGGGATCGGACCGGTGGCGCTGCGGTTCACCCCGGACAACCGGCACCTGCTGGTCAACTCCACCGGCAAGCTGACCGTCTGGGACGTGTTCACCGGCCGGCGACGGTACGAGCGGGAGAGCTGGGGCGACGCCCTCGCGGTGAGTCGGGACGGCCGGGTCGCAGCGGTCGCCGTCCTCTCGACGGAACACGGACGGGTGCTGTCGGCGTGGGAGACGGCGACCGGTCGGACGCTGTGCGACATCGCGTCGGACTCCGACGTGTTCGACGTCAGCCCGGACGGGCGGTACGTGGTGACCGCCGACCGGGACCGGGTGCTGCGCATCTGGGACACGCGGACCGGGCGGCGCGTGCACGAGTGCGACGGTCATCCGGAGCCCGTCTCGTCGGTGACCTTCACCGAGGACGGCCGCAACCTGGTGTCGGTCGACGACCGGCCGGCGATCCGGCTGTGGGAGTTGGACTGGGACTACGACGTCACGAGCTGA